One part of the Polycyclovorans algicola TG408 genome encodes these proteins:
- a CDS encoding restriction endonuclease subunit S, producing MSSPYTLEEACEIRTGKLDANEANLGGRYPFFTCSSEPSRIDHFAFDQSAVLVAGNNAQGNFHVQRYIGKFNAYQRTYVLSAKPGFELDYVFYALKLALRSLKEQAQGSQTKFLTMPLLTSLPVGTHSSSDQTKISAVLSALDAKIDLNNRINAELESLAKTIYDYWFVQFDFPDANGRPFKTSGGKMAYNPTLKREIPAGWEFGSLWSIAQYTNGLAMQKYRPQGDDYLPVIKIKEMSDGFSPDTERASPSIPSKVIVEDGDVLFSWSATLAVQIWSCGRGALNQHIFKVTSKKYPRSFFYFELLNYLDHFKMMAEKRKTTMGHITLDHLRQSFVVTPPLPLIQRLEQIVLPMFDQQLGLNQQTLELIKLRDWLLPLLMNGQVQVR from the coding sequence TTGTCTAGTCCCTATACCCTCGAAGAGGCGTGTGAAATCCGTACCGGCAAGCTTGACGCAAATGAAGCTAATTTGGGCGGTAGATACCCTTTCTTCACCTGTTCATCTGAACCTTCAAGAATTGATCATTTCGCTTTTGATCAATCTGCAGTTCTTGTTGCGGGCAACAATGCCCAGGGCAATTTTCATGTTCAAAGGTATATCGGAAAATTCAATGCGTACCAGAGAACTTATGTTCTGTCGGCAAAGCCCGGCTTTGAGTTGGACTATGTGTTCTATGCATTGAAGTTGGCGTTGCGGTCACTCAAAGAACAGGCTCAAGGGTCTCAAACGAAATTCTTGACCATGCCCTTGCTAACCAGTCTTCCGGTTGGCACTCATTCATCCAGCGATCAAACGAAAATCAGCGCCGTCCTCTCCGCCCTCGACGCCAAGATTGACCTCAACAACCGCATCAACGCCGAGCTGGAATCGTTGGCGAAGACAATCTACGACTACTGGTTTGTGCAGTTCGACTTCCCCGACGCAAACGGCCGCCCCTTTAAAACCAGCGGCGGCAAGATGGCATACAACCCCACCCTCAAACGCGAGATTCCGGCGGGGTGGGAGTTTGGGTCGTTATGGAGCATCGCCCAGTACACCAATGGGCTGGCGATGCAGAAATATCGGCCGCAAGGCGACGACTACTTACCCGTAATCAAAATCAAGGAGATGAGCGACGGCTTCTCGCCGGACACGGAACGTGCGAGTCCTTCTATCCCGAGCAAAGTGATCGTTGAGGATGGCGACGTTTTGTTTTCTTGGTCCGCAACGCTCGCCGTCCAAATCTGGAGCTGCGGTCGTGGTGCTCTCAACCAACATATTTTCAAGGTGACATCCAAGAAATATCCACGGAGCTTCTTCTACTTCGAGCTTTTGAACTATCTCGACCATTTCAAAATGATGGCCGAGAAGCGAAAGACCACGATGGGCCACATCACTTTGGATCATCTTCGGCAGAGCTTCGTGGTTACTCCTCCGCTGCCGTTGATTCAAAGGCTCGAACAGATAGTGCTGCCTATGTTTGACCAGCAGCTTGGCTTGAATCAACAGACCCTGGAGTTGATAAAGCTCCGCGACTGGCTGCTCCCCCTGCTGATGAACGGCCAGGTACAGGTGAGGTAA
- a CDS encoding HsdM family class I SAM-dependent methyltransferase, whose amino-acid sequence MTQPSYQQQSRDLIDGLKSVCAHHGLGNDGNEYKIIVQVFLYKLLCDKFAWEMKRLESNLAESEDWIAAWHKLPESERDLLELQLGPDVPRLQPEQLIPSLFNRQSEPGFARLFDDKLIEIAAANHDIFAVRTEDGEKVPLFDRLSEYVTSGADKRDAFCRAMMNKLAAFSFEHLFSQKYDFYAALFEYLIKDYNKDNGGKYAEYYTPHAVATVMAEILVPQAQRGTVQNVTCYDPASGSGSLLMAVAHAIGEDRCSIWAQDVSQKSSSLLRLNLVLNKLVHSIPNIVQGNTILHPFHKDAHAPSKLQKFDYIVSNPPFKMDFSDFRDDLDSDANMWRFFAGIPKVPTKAKDKMAIYLLFIQHIIHSLKEGGKAAVVVPTGFITAANGIEKTIRQKLVDEKWIAGVVSMPSNIFATTGTNVSILFIDKASRDSVVLIDASGLGTKVKEGKNQKTLLSGEEEQRIVTTFNAREAVEDFSVVVGHEAIKAKNYSLSAGQYFDVKIEYLDLTPEEFAAKVGGHKERLAAMFKQSHELEKKVQGSLGELHLV is encoded by the coding sequence ATGACCCAACCCAGCTACCAGCAACAATCGCGTGACCTGATCGACGGCCTCAAATCTGTTTGCGCCCACCATGGCCTTGGCAATGACGGCAACGAATACAAAATTATCGTCCAGGTCTTTTTATACAAGCTGCTCTGCGACAAATTCGCCTGGGAGATGAAGCGGCTGGAGTCGAATCTGGCCGAGTCTGAAGACTGGATCGCCGCTTGGCACAAACTACCCGAGAGTGAGCGAGATCTGCTGGAGCTCCAACTCGGCCCAGACGTGCCACGCCTGCAGCCGGAGCAACTCATCCCCAGCCTCTTCAACCGTCAGAGTGAACCCGGCTTCGCCCGCCTGTTCGACGACAAATTGATCGAGATCGCCGCCGCCAACCACGACATATTCGCCGTGCGTACCGAGGACGGCGAAAAGGTGCCGCTGTTTGACCGCCTGAGTGAATACGTCACCAGCGGTGCCGACAAGCGCGACGCCTTCTGCCGCGCCATGATGAACAAGCTGGCCGCCTTTAGCTTCGAGCATCTGTTCAGCCAAAAGTACGACTTCTACGCCGCCCTGTTCGAGTACCTCATCAAGGACTACAACAAGGACAACGGCGGCAAGTACGCCGAGTACTACACCCCGCACGCCGTCGCCACCGTCATGGCCGAAATTCTTGTGCCGCAGGCTCAGCGCGGCACCGTGCAGAACGTTACCTGCTACGACCCGGCCTCCGGGTCAGGGTCACTGCTCATGGCGGTTGCCCACGCCATTGGCGAAGATCGATGCAGCATTTGGGCGCAGGATGTCTCGCAAAAATCTTCCAGCCTGCTTCGCCTCAACCTCGTGCTCAACAAGCTGGTGCACAGCATCCCCAACATCGTGCAGGGCAACACCATTCTGCATCCCTTTCACAAGGACGCCCACGCACCCAGCAAGCTGCAGAAGTTCGATTACATCGTCTCCAACCCGCCGTTCAAGATGGACTTCTCGGATTTCCGCGACGACCTCGACAGCGACGCCAACATGTGGCGCTTTTTTGCGGGCATTCCCAAGGTGCCCACCAAGGCCAAGGACAAGATGGCCATCTACCTCTTGTTCATCCAACACATCATTCATTCATTGAAAGAGGGCGGAAAGGCTGCCGTGGTGGTGCCCACCGGCTTCATCACCGCCGCCAACGGCATCGAGAAAACCATCCGCCAGAAACTGGTGGACGAAAAATGGATTGCGGGCGTGGTGTCTATGCCCAGCAACATCTTCGCCACCACCGGCACCAATGTTTCGATTCTGTTCATTGATAAAGCCAGCCGCGACAGCGTGGTGCTGATTGACGCCTCCGGCCTCGGCACCAAGGTCAAGGAAGGCAAGAACCAGAAAACCCTGCTGAGTGGCGAGGAAGAACAGCGCATCGTCACCACCTTCAACGCCCGTGAGGCGGTGGAGGATTTCTCCGTGGTGGTCGGCCACGAGGCGATCAAGGCCAAAAACTACTCGCTGAGTGCGGGCCAGTATTTCGATGTGAAGATTGAGTACTTGGACCTCACGCCGGAGGAGTTCGCGGCGAAGGTCGGTGGCCACAAAGAGCGCCTTGCAGCGATGTTCAAGCAGTCCCATGAGTTGGAGAAGAAAGTCCAAGGTTCGCTTGGAGAATTGCATCTTGTCTAG
- a CDS encoding type I restriction endonuclease subunit R yields MSTFNEDSRVKIPALLHLTRLGYRYLSLKEATWDKRNNIFPDLFHEAVTRINPDVSTGVADTRRLLELIHIDLQNEDVGKAFHKRLIARSGTRLIDFENLDNNSFHVVTELPFESGEDNFRPDITLLINGMPLALIEVKKRLNPGGILEERRRMDRRHANPKFRHFFNLTQLMVFSNNMEYDDASLEPIQGAFYAASTYGEAHFNYFREERQSALASAVGPLDAHTEDQILGDTHLVSIKGTPELERNKSPETPTHRLCSSLFSRQRLAFILRYAFAYLDAEGGTQKHVMRYPQMFATMAIADKLDTGARKGIVWHTQGSGKTALAYYNVGYLTDWFQRRGQVARFYFIVDRLDLLKQARDEFRLRGMTVHVIDSRDDFARDIKKTVVVNNDRGAPEITIVNIQKFKDDPDVVAPQDYSLNMQRVYFLDEVHRSYNPRGSFLANLEQSDRSAIKIGLTGTPLIGEQAASKALFGDYFHKYYYNASIADGYTLRLIREEIATYYRMQLQQALQSIQVQQGGIERRALYAHPRFVAAMLDYILRDFYQARIAHGDTSIGGMVICDSAEQARELFSQFEQMAKAQVDVAAESANEPDFQALKVAHPNPAYDKPPMTAALILHDEGDKAFREAQVKAYKQGKTDLLFVYNMLLTGFDAPRLKKLYFGRVIKDHNLLQALTRVNRRYKDFRYGYVVDFADIQAEFDKANKSYYDELTAELGDEMQHYSNLFKTADEIRADIDAIKTALFDYALDNAELFSEQVGNIQHRPTLLAIVRALATARELHNLIRLSGQDELKALIDFSKLRLLHIEAQNALAALNLKQQLEQAHDTSSLLNQALEDVIFKFEKIGEAELKLADELKDTLRRTRETLGGTQDPTDPKWIALKEELERLFKKKKLSEVGQDEMKANIAELGAIERKARSLNHDNANLQAKYGGDAKLMRVHKRLLESGRLGSNPIEVHTALSGIKQDADRALLGNRQLLGNPDYFERQLMPMVFRSFRGARPPGPDADTCKLINQLLVREYLNESQGRLAF; encoded by the coding sequence GTGAGCACCTTCAACGAAGACTCCCGGGTGAAGATTCCGGCGCTGCTGCATCTCACCCGACTCGGATATCGCTACCTGTCGTTGAAAGAGGCTACCTGGGACAAGCGAAACAATATTTTCCCCGACCTCTTCCACGAGGCGGTCACTCGCATCAACCCCGACGTCAGTACAGGCGTTGCCGATACCCGTCGCCTGTTGGAGTTGATTCACATAGACCTGCAGAACGAGGACGTTGGCAAAGCGTTTCACAAGCGGCTGATCGCCCGCTCGGGCACAAGGCTTATTGACTTCGAGAACCTCGACAACAATAGCTTCCATGTGGTGACCGAGCTTCCGTTCGAGAGTGGCGAAGACAATTTCCGGCCTGACATCACGCTGCTCATCAACGGCATGCCGCTGGCGCTGATTGAGGTCAAAAAGCGCTTGAACCCCGGGGGAATTCTCGAAGAGCGTCGTCGGATGGACCGTCGCCACGCCAACCCCAAGTTCAGGCACTTCTTCAACCTGACCCAGCTTATGGTCTTCTCCAACAACATGGAGTACGACGACGCGTCACTTGAGCCAATCCAAGGCGCGTTCTATGCGGCCTCGACCTACGGCGAAGCCCACTTCAACTATTTTCGGGAGGAACGGCAGAGCGCCCTCGCCAGCGCTGTGGGCCCTTTGGATGCACACACCGAAGATCAGATCCTGGGCGATACCCACTTGGTCAGCATCAAGGGCACGCCAGAGCTCGAACGCAACAAGTCGCCCGAGACGCCCACGCATCGGCTTTGCAGCTCGCTGTTCAGTCGGCAGCGTCTCGCATTCATCCTTCGCTATGCGTTTGCCTATTTGGATGCCGAGGGCGGCACTCAGAAGCACGTCATGCGCTATCCGCAGATGTTCGCCACCATGGCCATTGCCGACAAGCTCGACACTGGCGCGCGCAAGGGCATTGTTTGGCACACGCAAGGCAGCGGGAAGACGGCGCTTGCCTACTACAACGTTGGCTATTTAACCGACTGGTTCCAGCGTCGCGGACAGGTTGCACGCTTCTATTTCATCGTCGACCGCCTGGATCTTCTCAAACAGGCCCGTGATGAATTCCGCTTGCGCGGCATGACCGTTCACGTCATCGACAGCCGTGACGACTTTGCGCGCGACATCAAGAAAACCGTTGTCGTCAACAATGATCGTGGTGCACCCGAAATTACCATCGTCAATATTCAGAAATTCAAGGACGACCCTGACGTTGTCGCCCCGCAGGATTACAGCCTCAACATGCAGCGCGTGTACTTCCTTGACGAAGTTCATCGCAGCTACAACCCCAGGGGCAGCTTTCTCGCCAACCTGGAGCAGTCGGACCGCAGCGCCATCAAGATCGGACTTACTGGCACCCCCTTGATTGGCGAACAGGCAGCTTCCAAAGCCCTGTTCGGTGACTACTTCCACAAGTATTACTACAACGCCTCCATCGCCGACGGCTACACCCTGCGTCTGATTCGCGAAGAGATCGCCACCTACTACCGCATGCAGTTGCAGCAGGCGCTGCAAAGCATTCAGGTGCAGCAGGGAGGCATCGAGCGCAGGGCGCTGTACGCCCACCCCCGCTTTGTTGCCGCCATGCTGGATTACATCCTGCGTGACTTTTATCAAGCGCGGATTGCGCACGGCGACACCAGCATCGGCGGCATGGTCATTTGCGATAGTGCGGAGCAGGCGCGTGAGCTGTTCTCGCAGTTCGAGCAAATGGCCAAAGCCCAAGTGGACGTTGCGGCCGAGTCTGCCAACGAGCCCGATTTTCAAGCATTGAAGGTGGCCCACCCCAACCCCGCCTACGACAAGCCGCCCATGACGGCCGCATTGATCCTTCACGACGAGGGCGACAAGGCGTTCCGTGAAGCTCAGGTCAAAGCCTACAAGCAGGGCAAGACGGACTTGCTGTTCGTTTACAACATGTTGCTCACCGGTTTCGACGCCCCGCGTCTTAAAAAGCTGTACTTCGGGCGCGTCATCAAAGACCACAATCTTTTGCAGGCGCTAACCCGCGTCAACCGTCGATACAAAGACTTCCGCTACGGCTACGTGGTCGACTTTGCTGATATTCAAGCCGAGTTCGACAAGGCCAATAAAAGCTACTACGACGAGCTCACCGCCGAACTCGGCGACGAGATGCAGCATTACAGCAACCTGTTCAAAACCGCAGACGAAATCCGCGCCGACATCGATGCAATAAAAACCGCGCTGTTCGATTACGCACTCGACAACGCCGAACTGTTCTCCGAGCAAGTGGGCAACATCCAGCATCGCCCAACACTGCTGGCCATCGTCAGGGCGCTGGCCACCGCCAGAGAGCTGCACAACCTGATTCGCTTGAGTGGGCAGGACGAATTGAAGGCCCTGATCGACTTCAGCAAGCTGCGCTTGCTTCATATTGAGGCGCAGAACGCACTGGCGGCACTGAACCTCAAGCAGCAACTGGAACAAGCTCACGACACCAGCAGCCTGCTCAATCAGGCGCTGGAAGACGTTATTTTCAAATTCGAAAAAATCGGCGAAGCCGAGCTGAAGCTTGCCGACGAGCTCAAGGACACCTTGCGCCGCACCCGCGAAACCCTGGGGGGCACGCAAGACCCGACCGACCCCAAATGGATTGCGCTGAAAGAGGAACTTGAGCGCCTGTTCAAGAAGAAGAAGTTGAGCGAAGTCGGCCAAGACGAGATGAAAGCCAACATTGCCGAGCTGGGTGCCATCGAGCGCAAGGCCCGCAGCCTCAATCACGACAACGCCAATCTACAAGCCAAATACGGTGGCGATGCCAAACTGATGCGCGTCCACAAGCGTCTGCTCGAATCGGGGCGGCTTGGCAGCAACCCCATCGAAGTCCACACGGCGCTGTCCGGCATCAAGCAGGATGCCGACCGTGCACTGCTTGGCAACCGCCAGCTTCTGGGCAACCCCGACTATTTCGAGCGGCAGCTCATGCCCATGGTGTTCCGCAGTTTTCGAGGCGCCCGGCCGCCAGGGCCAGATGCGGACACCTGCAAACTCATCAATCAGCTGCTGGTGCGCGAATACCTCAACGAATCCCAGGGCCGTTTGGCTTTCTGA
- a CDS encoding NADH:flavin oxidoreductase/NADH oxidase: MPHLFSPYTLKGVTLRNRIAMSPMTMYRSVDGQAGDYHVMLYGSRAAGGFGLVFPEQIAIVPEGRTSTSCGGLWNDAQIPGWQRVTRIIKEFGAVPAIQLGHTGRKGSEKKPWHGGEQLPPDHPEGWPVVGPSNVPYGGHRNHPVHELTRAEIHAIHRAYADAARRALDAGFEWMELHFAHGYLGSSFFSPLANKRIDEYGGSLHKRLRYHLEAIDAVRAVWPERFPLTMRLGSDDLHPGGVTFDESIEAVKLMREHGLDLADLSIGFNTDEMSPVPFGEMAFMVDRAARLRREVGIPVTASWNLGLPKVADQIIRDEMLDLVMIGRPALANPHWPVWAARELEHEDPYALVPEDWAWWLRAFRAHPDCAGWPEPAAKHDAVM; the protein is encoded by the coding sequence ATGCCGCATCTCTTCAGTCCCTACACCCTCAAGGGCGTGACCTTGCGGAACCGTATTGCGATGTCGCCGATGACGATGTACCGATCTGTCGACGGCCAAGCGGGGGACTACCACGTCATGCTCTATGGTTCGCGCGCTGCGGGCGGTTTTGGCCTAGTGTTTCCTGAGCAGATCGCGATCGTGCCGGAGGGACGCACCAGCACCAGCTGTGGTGGCCTGTGGAACGACGCTCAGATTCCTGGCTGGCAGCGGGTAACACGCATCATCAAAGAGTTCGGCGCGGTGCCTGCGATCCAGCTTGGCCACACCGGACGCAAGGGCAGCGAGAAAAAGCCGTGGCACGGCGGAGAACAGCTGCCGCCGGATCACCCTGAAGGCTGGCCGGTGGTGGGGCCGTCGAATGTGCCTTATGGCGGCCACCGCAACCACCCCGTTCACGAACTGACGCGAGCAGAGATCCATGCGATACACCGCGCCTACGCCGATGCGGCGCGTCGTGCCCTGGACGCTGGCTTTGAGTGGATGGAGCTGCACTTCGCACACGGTTATCTGGGTTCAAGCTTCTTTTCGCCCTTGGCCAACAAACGGATCGACGAATACGGCGGCAGCCTGCACAAGCGCCTTCGCTATCACCTCGAGGCGATCGACGCGGTGCGCGCCGTTTGGCCAGAACGATTTCCACTCACCATGCGCTTGGGGTCGGACGACCTGCACCCGGGCGGCGTCACCTTCGACGAGTCGATTGAGGCGGTCAAGCTGATGCGCGAGCACGGTCTGGATTTGGCCGATCTGAGCATTGGCTTCAACACCGACGAGATGAGCCCCGTGCCGTTTGGTGAAATGGCTTTCATGGTGGATCGCGCCGCGCGCCTGCGACGCGAGGTCGGCATCCCGGTCACTGCAAGCTGGAACCTCGGTTTGCCCAAGGTGGCCGATCAGATCATTCGCGATGAGATGCTGGACCTGGTGATGATTGGACGCCCGGCCCTCGCCAATCCGCACTGGCCGGTCTGGGCGGCACGCGAGCTGGAACATGAGGATCCTTACGCGCTGGTCCCCGAGGACTGGGCGTGGTGGTTGCGTGCCTTCCGGGCACACCCCGACTGCGCGGGCTGGCCCGAGCCTGCAGCAAAGCATGATGCAGTGATGTGA
- a CDS encoding DedA family protein, with protein sequence MIEAILAWASEHRDQALWLVPLLAFMETCVGVGLFVPSLMLVIVCSVFYANDWANLWLMAGMALVGSSLGDHVGYYVGRALGPKVEETRLVQRHINKWRRTENLVRRYGPWAIFIGRFIPAIRSLVPAMVGITDFPRWRYTPLDLAACSLWALGLVAIVRGAHEVFLP encoded by the coding sequence ATGATCGAAGCCATCCTTGCCTGGGCCAGCGAACACCGTGATCAGGCGCTATGGCTGGTGCCGCTGCTCGCCTTCATGGAAACCTGCGTCGGCGTCGGCCTGTTCGTGCCCAGCCTGATGCTGGTGATCGTCTGCTCGGTGTTCTACGCCAACGACTGGGCCAACCTCTGGTTGATGGCCGGCATGGCGCTGGTGGGCTCCTCGCTGGGCGACCATGTCGGCTACTACGTTGGCCGCGCACTTGGGCCAAAGGTCGAAGAAACGCGACTGGTGCAGCGGCATATCAACAAATGGCGGCGCACGGAGAACCTCGTTCGCCGCTACGGCCCCTGGGCGATTTTCATCGGCCGCTTCATTCCGGCGATCCGCAGCCTGGTCCCGGCGATGGTCGGGATCACCGACTTTCCGCGCTGGCGCTACACGCCACTGGACTTGGCCGCCTGTTCGCTGTGGGCGCTAGGCCTGGTGGCGATCGTGCGCGGGGCGCATGAAGTGTTCTTGCCCTGA
- a CDS encoding DUF1295 domain-containing protein — MRNSVAFVICLGVTLLALAIAVLLDAGTTPVAGLPLLPTLALFAFVVQWLVYVPSFIKQTEHYYDLAGSLTYAGVIILAVLLTAPDLRGGVMAALVLIWCARLGSFLFKRVKQSGKDGRFDDIKPHWGRFLMAWTFQGLWVFMTLLAALLAITSPAATGWDLLASLGLAVWAAGFAIEVIADRQKSAFRADPANRGRFIRRGLWAWSRHPNYFGEILLWTGIALMATPTFAGWQWLGWLSPLFVAWLLMKVSGVPMLEQRADATWGGQPDYETYKAKTPVLFPRPPQA; from the coding sequence ATGCGCAACAGCGTTGCCTTTGTCATCTGCCTTGGCGTGACGCTGCTCGCGCTGGCGATTGCCGTGCTGCTTGATGCCGGAACCACCCCGGTGGCCGGCCTTCCCCTGCTGCCGACGCTCGCGCTGTTTGCGTTCGTGGTGCAGTGGCTGGTGTACGTGCCCTCGTTCATCAAGCAAACCGAGCATTACTACGACCTCGCCGGCTCGCTGACCTATGCCGGCGTCATCATCCTGGCCGTGCTGCTGACCGCGCCCGATCTGCGCGGCGGCGTGATGGCGGCACTGGTGCTGATCTGGTGCGCGCGGTTGGGCAGTTTTCTGTTCAAACGGGTCAAGCAGAGCGGCAAGGACGGCCGCTTCGACGACATCAAGCCGCACTGGGGGCGCTTTCTCATGGCCTGGACCTTCCAGGGGCTGTGGGTGTTCATGACCTTGCTGGCGGCGCTGCTGGCGATCACCTCCCCGGCGGCGACGGGCTGGGACCTGCTGGCCAGCCTGGGGCTGGCGGTCTGGGCTGCGGGCTTTGCCATCGAGGTGATTGCCGATCGGCAGAAATCGGCCTTCCGCGCCGATCCTGCGAACCGTGGGCGCTTCATCCGCCGCGGTCTCTGGGCCTGGTCGCGGCACCCGAACTACTTCGGTGAAATCCTGCTGTGGACCGGCATCGCCCTGATGGCCACGCCCACCTTCGCCGGCTGGCAGTGGCTGGGCTGGCTGTCGCCGCTGTTCGTCGCCTGGCTGCTGATGAAGGTCAGCGGCGTGCCGATGCTGGAGCAGCGTGCCGACGCCACTTGGGGCGGGCAGCCGGACTACGAGACTTACAAGGCCAAGACGCCGGTGCTCTTCCCGCGGCCGCCGCAGGCCTGA